One Dioscorea cayenensis subsp. rotundata cultivar TDr96_F1 chromosome 15, TDr96_F1_v2_PseudoChromosome.rev07_lg8_w22 25.fasta, whole genome shotgun sequence genomic region harbors:
- the LOC120277617 gene encoding uncharacterized protein At2g29880-like, producing MEGIERVSEKSSSRASGSKRGTPNKRWKGEYDSFLIPLLVEQVKKGMECDKSFKRAAFVFAAVAVNSRFNTDFTAENVENHYRTLKSRYVEIKKVRDLSGAGWDDTTKTITLDPIVALTYIEAHPTAKAFINKPIEHYKALRIICGDDNATGAYATSLYADLGDKSEAEGNNMENFDEGPVELPSDDDADVNSAPPVVGSPATSSAQRSQRSSRGSKNPSMMGDLIIVVGEMATAIKNPTHWTDPLYAKVMEVDGFQKKELVQVFDYLQFRENEARGFLVKDMELRKDWIEQFLSRMD from the exons ATGGAGGGCATCGAGCGTGTTTCTGAGAAATCGTCATCAAGGGCATCTGGCAGCAAGCGGGGTACACCTAATAAGAGATGGAAGGGCGAATACGATAGTTTTCTCATTCCACTTCTTGTTGAACAAGTCAAAAAAGGGATGGAATGCGACAAATCATTTAAACGAGCTGCATTTGTGTTTGCTGCGGTCGCCGTCAATTCTAGGTTCAATACTGACTTCACTGCTGAGAACGTTGAAAATCATTATCGAACATTGAAATCACGATATGTTGAGATAAAAAAGGTGAGAGATCTCAGTGGGGCAGGTTGGGATGACACCACGAAGACCATCACACTTGATCCTATAGTTGCCCTGACCTACATCGAG GCTCACCCGACAGCCAAGGCTTTTATAAACAAACCAATTGAACATTATAAAGCATTGAGGATTATATGTGGTGACGACAATGCAACTGGCGCGTATGCGACCTCTCTATACGCTGATTTAGGCGATAAATCAGAGGCTGAAGGCAATAATATGGAGAACTTTGATGAAGGCCCAGTTGAACTGCCAAGCGATGACGACGCTGATGTAAACTCTGCCCCACCGGTTGTTGGTAGCCCTGCAACCTCATCTGCACAAAGGTCACAACGTTCAAGTAGGGGCTCGAAGAACCCTTCTATGATGGGTGATCTAATTATTGTGGTAGGCGAAATGGCAACTGCCATTAAGAACCCCACCCACTGGACGGATCCCTTGTATGCAAAGGTTATGGAGGTTGACGGGTTTCAGAAGAAGGAACTCGTTCAGGTGTTTGATTATCTGCAGTTTCGTGAGAATGAGGCAAGAGGATTCCTAGTGAAGGATATGGAACTGAGGAAGGATTGGATCGAACAATTTCTGTCGAGGATGGATTGA